The Lycium ferocissimum isolate CSIRO_LF1 chromosome 8, AGI_CSIRO_Lferr_CH_V1, whole genome shotgun sequence DNA segment ATATCTGCGAGTGTCCGTTTTGAATTCTGTAAGTCCGAATTGAATTCTTAGACTTCTATTAGCTTGtatattgtgattttgggcttgTCTATAACGTTTCTGTGAAATTCAATATCATTGGTCAGGGGACTTCCGTTCACGGAGCAGGGGGAGAACCCCATTTCTTTGGTATGGCTCGCCAGGCAGATGCATCCGAGGAGATGGCCACAAGTATTCTTACTATTTGCTCTCATAGAGCCTTGGCACTTATTTTTCCCTGTTCTACATATTCTTTATGTCTCCTCACATGTTAGTGTGTTCTTGAAGCTGGTGTTGAGACCTTTAGAGTCACTTTTTATTGTGGAAGACTATCTATGTAGACCATGTTTATCGGGATCGTGTGGTGTCCGTTCATATAGGGATACTAAGGTTGACTTATTGGTACTGCCTATGCGGAATTTTGACGTTGTGATAGGTATGGATTGGTCGGCATCGTGTCATGCTTCTCTTGATTGTCATGTCAAAGTATTTGCTTTGATGATACTATTGGGATATCATATGATTATTATTAGGGCACAGAAATACTGAGACAACCTGTTCTTGACCTTTGTTAAGATAGAATCTAGATTAATAATGTTAATTTCGTTTAAATTAAATTCAATGGCTTCCTTGTATGTGTTCGTCTCTTATCCCTTCATACAGTTCGAGCACGGTGCTCCCAACTGctttttgtaaaagaaaaaatggtaAAGAGTATCCAAATGCTAGGATGCAACGGGTTTTGCAAGATTAATTATTGCGACACTGGCATGATGCATAATGCAAGATAGGAATAGAAGATCTCAAGAGTAAAcaatgtgattcactatacgtTACAATTCATCCAATCTTAGAAGAAGAATATTCACGTCAATTTGATATTTCATTGACAGATTACAGGGTTTCCTGAAAAAATGAACTGTGATTACATGTCTTTCTGTGAATTGGTGCAGCTataaaagggcagcccggtgcataAAGTATCCCGCATTTACACAGGGATCCGGGGAGGGCAGCAGGCCCGCATCCTAAATGGTGTGATGTAGACAGCCtaccctaatgcaagcattagtggctgCTTCCCCCACTCGAGCCCTTGACCTATAAGTAACGCGGATACAACTTTTACCGTTGCTCCAAGGCTCCCCTTCGAGTTGGTGCAACTATAAAGATGGAAAAACTGTTAGTAATATCTTTCTCACTAAAGTGTGTTTTTAAGTTTGATGGTTCACATGTGACCTAGATGACCTTATTACAAGGACAATTTGCCTTGTGTCCACCTTTGAAGCATTTCAAGTGCTGCCTTAGGTTGGTCCATTGGAACCATATGACCTGCATCATGGACCTTGAGGAAAGTCAAAGGTCCATGCTTTTTTTGAACTCCTTTCTCCTCACCATCTACTGTAAAAGAAATGGATGGTGCACCACCAAAGTCTCTCTGCCCAGACCATTTCATTGCATGCACCCAATTTGAGTTCCCTGTCAATATATGTCAACAAACTGATGCTTTAGTTGTTAACCAGTAACTGTTACACAAAGTTGATTTCTcagatggtcactcaactaGTAGTTATTATCTCAGAAAGTCGTTTTCTTTGTTGAAGGAAATTGCCAGAAGAAAGGTGACTTTCTGAGTTAAGTAAACTACTAGTTGAGTGATCCTCTGAGAAATCAACCCCCTATtaaataatatgaattctcgtCACTAGCATGCAGGTGAATGAAGCTTACCGAGCCAGTTGCACATAAGGTCATACTCTCCAGCGTAAATGAGTAGATTGATACCATCCTCAAGAAGGGAAGGAATACCaacttcaaaactcttcatcATATCCGTCCCCAACGCCTGTTTAACTCTACTACTACATGAAACAAATTCAATGTCGTCACCAACACCAAGGGCATGCTTAACTCGGTCATAGTTGAGGTAAGTTTCCATTCTCGAGAAGTCATAACAAAGGTCACCTTTGCAAGTCTTCCGGATATCATAATACTGGAGGTAAAAGGTCATATATATTCCATTTGATGGTTagaaatcaaattttctttagTTATATGACTgttttctcttaaaaaaaaaaaaaaaaaaaaaaaaaaaactgaattttcttctGCTTTCTTACATTTTTGTCGCCCACAATGTCCATTATACTGCTGAAGATGTTAAAGCAATCTTGAAATGCATGCAAGCAAACATCTTCACCACCATTTCCTACCAATATTTTCACAGAAAACGGTTGATAAGAACAGCTGCTATTACATCGAAGAATGGTTTGGGTGATAATCACCTGAAATATAATACATGGAACTGCCCATAATAAGTAGAACTAGCAACATGGAAAATAATGCATGCATCCGGCtaaaatgaattaaataaaactaatagtgtaaaaaaaaattattcaccAAGTGGAACAAAAGAATTACCGCAAGACTTAATTTGCTGTTGACATTTCGGATATAATTTGCTTATGTCATCGTAATCAGTTTGATTGATCAATTTCATATCCAAAGCATAGTCAGTGTACGCTTTGAACTGGATTTCAGGATTAGTCATTCCATTGCCAATGGCAAATCCCTGATCGAATAATTGACTAAATAGACATCAGTATCTAAGTCCAGACCATAACTGTTGAAAATACCGGGAGataacttattaaaaaaaaaaaaaaaaaaaagtttaccttaAGGTTAATGTAAattccttctttatttttgtttccttGGTGAACACGAGAAGCAAATACTGGAATATAATGGCCAGCATATGATTCTCCAGAAATGTAGAAATCATTATTTACATACTCTGGATGCGCGTTAAAGAAGGCCTATTATCAAATACAACCTATATTTAGTATTAATATGAATCAAAATTCGTATTTTGGGagtaaaacaaacaaattgaaaagagaaaaagaaaaaggggaacgAACCTGGATGAAGTCATAAAGGTCATTGCTTATATCTGTTTCATTGCGACGAATATCACGATCATCAGAAGTATAACTAAAACCAGTTCCTGTTGGTTGATCAACATATATAAGGTTCGATACCTGTCCATTCACAATAACTAATGTGAGTATTATTCTAATTAATTCTTAACTAGGATAACAAAAACAATTCATTTAGATAACACAAAGGAAGAAATGAGCAGCTATTATATTGCCAAAAAGATAATGTAGCTGTCGGCAATTGGTTGATCAATGattgaaagaaaattaaaagaagacaAAAGGGCAGGGAGAAGGGACTTATCCATCCATAATTAGAAGTAGTTGGAAGTCATTTAAGTCGAATTAAAGAATATTAGTTAGTAGTTGAAAGGAGACAATTTGCATGATAGAGAAAAAAAGGTTGGATATTAATACAATAACATGTCGTTCTCTTTATATCTAATCTAACCaaacttaattttcttgaatgaacTATAGtttaaatgaatgaaaaaaacaagaagattCACCTTGTCCCAGCCAAAATCATTCCAAACAAGAGACATATTGGCTGATATTTGAAAAGGTCCATTTTCATAAAACAACGCCAATTCACTGCTACATCCTGGCCCTCCTGTTAGCCATATCACAACTGGATCATTCTTGTTGCTCCTGGattcaaagaaaaaatagaacatCCTACACCACAACCAAAAAAACAGAAttaattttgaattaattaaaaacattataaaattgataaatggaataaaaataaaaataaaaataaactcaAT contains these protein-coding regions:
- the LOC132068618 gene encoding serine carboxypeptidase-like isoform X1, whose protein sequence is MIFFIQILGRKMATSFSLLVLVLLLLSFSHVLSLSSKFFLHSGLIRSSKFPVTMAEKFIKQLNLFPKHDINIVSSKEIAPVTEQRLFEKKLNLSYLGDSGATVQDLGHHAGYYRLVHTKAARMFYFFFESRSNKNDPVVIWLTGGPGCSSELALFYENGPFQISANMSLVWNDFGWDKVSNLIYVDQPTGTGFSYTSDDRDIRRNETDISNDLYDFIQAFFNAHPEYVNNDFYISGESYAGHYIPVFASRVHQGNKNKEGIYINLKGFAIGNGMTNPEIQFKAYTDYALDMKLINQTDYDDISKLYPKCQQQIKSCGNSFVPLGNGGEDVCLHAFQDCFNIFSSIMDIVGDKNYYDIRKTCKGDLCYDFSRMETYLNYDRVKHALGVGDDIEFVSCSSRVKQALGTDMMKSFEVGIPSLLEDGINLLIYAGEYDLMCNWLGNSNWVHAMKWSGQRDFGGAPSISFTVDGEEKGVQKKHGPLTFLKVHDAGHMVPMDQPKAALEMLQRWTQGKLSL
- the LOC132068618 gene encoding serine carboxypeptidase-like isoform X2, which gives rise to MIFFIQILGRKMATSFSLLVLVLLLLSFSHVLSLSSKFFLHSGLIRSSKFPVTMAEKFIKQLNLFPKHDINIVSSKEIAPVTEQRLFEKKLNLSYLGDSGATVQDLGHHAGYYRLVHTKAARMFYFFFESRSNKNDPVVIWLTGGPGCSSELALFYENGPFQISANMSLVWNDFGWDKVSNLIYVDQPTGTGFSYTSDDRDIRRNETDISNDLYDFIQAFFNAHPEYVNNDFYISGESYAGHYIPVFASRVHQGNKNKEGIYINLKGFAIGNGMTNPEIQFKAYTDYALDMKLINQTDYDDISKLYPKCQQQIKSCGNGGEDVCLHAFQDCFNIFSSIMDIVGDKNYYDIRKTCKGDLCYDFSRMETYLNYDRVKHALGVGDDIEFVSCSSRVKQALGTDMMKSFEVGIPSLLEDGINLLIYAGEYDLMCNWLGNSNWVHAMKWSGQRDFGGAPSISFTVDGEEKGVQKKHGPLTFLKVHDAGHMVPMDQPKAALEMLQRWTQGKLSL
- the LOC132068618 gene encoding serine carboxypeptidase-like 48 isoform X3; this translates as MFYFFFESRSNKNDPVVIWLTGGPGCSSELALFYENGPFQISANMSLVWNDFGWDKVSNLIYVDQPTGTGFSYTSDDRDIRRNETDISNDLYDFIQAFFNAHPEYVNNDFYISGESYAGHYIPVFASRVHQGNKNKEGIYINLKGFAIGNGMTNPEIQFKAYTDYALDMKLINQTDYDDISKLYPKCQQQIKSCGNSFVPLGNGGEDVCLHAFQDCFNIFSSIMDIVGDKNYYDIRKTCKGDLCYDFSRMETYLNYDRVKHALGVGDDIEFVSCSSRVKQALGTDMMKSFEVGIPSLLEDGINLLIYAGEYDLMCNWLGNSNWVHAMKWSGQRDFGGAPSISFTVDGEEKGVQKKHGPLTFLKVHDAGHMVPMDQPKAALEMLQRWTQGKLSL